Proteins found in one Collinsella aerofaciens genomic segment:
- a CDS encoding L,D-transpeptidase family protein: protein MNARIDHRICWRVIGLMLFSALLSVTAPAFSCTAYAVEEGADNGVVERDSTGGPGALVGGGCSQDSSDCAGKTTEDSSLQVVDSHDPSTTEQLSGWQWNGLSWYYYLDGCRLTGIQNIDDLLYYLDPARDGAMSCGWIFTENKWYYAGPSGALASGWQFIGDQWYWFDSLNSCSMATGRRVIDGHPYLLGTYGLINGWYLDNGLWYWGSNGEVLTGWLQTGNNWYWLDPANDGVMSRGIVSVGSSRYYLSDSGAMTVGWAFDGTDWYYADGSGALASGWRLVNGVWYWLDVANDNRMATGFYVIGSNRYHFSSTGALSLGWFMSDGDWYYAEPSQASGIIKTEWLKDGGQYYYLDPAADGKMLLGHFSVNGKSYYAKASGAVACREWVDVQDSVQDEPSKAFAGSDCSLCGALRNGKLFTSNGDGELVEAHGFVMLGGCKFYADSTDGSPCAGWKNVNGKWYFFDETAGYARSGWLYKDGSWFYLDPSTYAMKTGWVAVNGSWCYLNSSGYMQTGWLNLGATWYWLDASGAMATGWRVVDGSWNFFMANGAWVSDYMDAKAQSYSSNTNWLILVDTSRCVTSIYTGSWNNWSLNRRYVCSTGKASTPTVIGEYQVYGKGYSFGHGYTCYYYTQFYGDYLFHSSPYYVNSNRVMDPTMGVPSSAGCVRLEIQNAKWIYDNIPYGTKVVTY, encoded by the coding sequence ATGAATGCTCGGATTGATCATCGAATTTGCTGGCGAGTAATTGGCTTGATGCTATTTTCCGCCTTACTTTCAGTTACAGCCCCCGCATTTTCTTGCACTGCTTATGCCGTGGAAGAGGGGGCGGATAACGGTGTCGTAGAGCGCGACTCGACAGGAGGGCCGGGAGCATTGGTCGGTGGCGGTTGCTCTCAAGACTCCAGCGATTGTGCCGGCAAAACAACGGAAGATTCGAGCCTACAGGTTGTCGATAGCCATGACCCGTCGACTACAGAACAACTATCTGGATGGCAATGGAACGGTTTGTCCTGGTATTACTATCTAGATGGCTGTCGTTTGACCGGAATTCAGAATATTGACGACTTGCTGTACTACTTGGACCCCGCTCGTGACGGCGCAATGAGCTGCGGCTGGATTTTTACTGAAAATAAGTGGTATTACGCGGGTCCGTCAGGCGCTTTGGCAAGTGGCTGGCAGTTTATTGGAGACCAATGGTACTGGTTTGACTCCCTTAACAGCTGTTCTATGGCTACTGGTCGACGTGTTATTGATGGGCACCCTTATCTTCTTGGAACCTATGGACTGATTAATGGATGGTACCTTGATAACGGTTTATGGTATTGGGGTAGCAATGGTGAAGTCTTAACCGGCTGGCTTCAAACTGGCAATAACTGGTATTGGCTTGATCCCGCCAATGATGGTGTTATGTCTAGAGGAATCGTTTCTGTCGGTTCGTCTCGTTACTATTTATCGGATTCCGGCGCAATGACTGTTGGTTGGGCGTTTGATGGGACGGACTGGTATTACGCTGACGGTTCCGGCGCACTTGCATCGGGCTGGCGTTTGGTGAATGGCGTTTGGTATTGGCTCGATGTCGCAAATGACAATAGAATGGCTACCGGCTTTTATGTCATCGGATCCAACCGGTATCATTTTTCTTCAACGGGAGCGTTGTCACTTGGCTGGTTTATGAGCGATGGAGACTGGTATTACGCTGAGCCTTCTCAAGCGTCGGGCATTATAAAGACTGAATGGCTGAAGGACGGTGGTCAATACTATTATCTCGATCCTGCCGCCGACGGTAAAATGCTTCTTGGTCATTTTTCTGTAAATGGGAAAAGCTATTATGCAAAAGCTTCAGGCGCTGTTGCTTGTCGTGAATGGGTAGATGTCCAGGACTCGGTTCAGGATGAGCCATCTAAGGCTTTTGCTGGTTCTGATTGCTCATTGTGTGGAGCATTGCGTAATGGAAAACTGTTTACATCAAACGGCGATGGCGAATTGGTCGAAGCTCACGGGTTTGTGATGCTTGGAGGCTGTAAGTTCTATGCTGATTCAACCGATGGCTCCCCCTGCGCTGGATGGAAGAACGTTAACGGAAAATGGTACTTTTTTGATGAGACCGCTGGCTATGCACGATCTGGCTGGCTGTACAAGGATGGCTCCTGGTTCTATTTAGATCCGTCCACTTATGCTATGAAAACCGGTTGGGTTGCCGTTAACGGATCTTGGTGTTACTTGAATTCGTCTGGTTATATGCAGACAGGATGGCTCAATCTGGGCGCCACCTGGTATTGGCTTGATGCTAGTGGAGCTATGGCTACTGGCTGGCGCGTTGTGGACGGATCCTGGAATTTCTTTATGGCTAACGGCGCGTGGGTGTCAGACTATATGGATGCCAAGGCTCAAAGTTATTCAAGCAATACAAATTGGCTGATACTTGTCGATACGTCACGTTGCGTTACGAGTATTTACACTGGATCCTGGAATAACTGGTCCTTAAACCGTCGATATGTATGTTCGACGGGAAAAGCTAGCACGCCTACGGTGATAGGGGAGTATCAAGTCTACGGTAAGGGATACTCCTTTGGGCATGGATATACTTGCTATTACTACACGCAGTTCTATGGTGATTACTTATTCCATTCCTCACCCTACTACGTCAACAGCAACCGCGTGATGGATCCCACGATGGGCGTTCCATCCTCTGCTGGATGCGTACGCCTTGAGATTCAGAATGCAAAATGGATTTACGATAACATTCCTTATGGAACAAAGGTTGTTACTTATTGA